A window of Zingiber officinale cultivar Zhangliang chromosome 5A, Zo_v1.1, whole genome shotgun sequence contains these coding sequences:
- the LOC121980573 gene encoding U6 snRNA-associated Sm-like protein LSm6, whose translation MSTGGGEKGSGGGGSVKTPADFLKSIRGRPVVVKLNSGVDYRGILACLDGYMNIAMEQTEEYVNGQLKNKYGDAFIRGNNVLYISTSKRTLAEGA comes from the exons ATGAGTACCGGCGGCGGAGAAAAGGGGAGTGGAGGCGGTGGCTCGGTGAAGACGCCGGCGGATTTCCTCAAGTCGATCCGAGGCCGTCCCGTCGTGGTTAAGCTCAACTCGGGGGTCGATTACCGAG GTATTCTTGCCTGTCTGGATGGATACATGAATATTGCAATGGAACAAACAGAGGAGTATGTTAATGGCCAGCTAAAAAACAAGTATGGTGATGCATTTATCAGGGGAAATAATG TTCTGTACATAAGCACTTCAAAACGGACTCTTGCCGAAGGTGCTTGA
- the LOC121980572 gene encoding galacturonosyltransferase 8-like, which translates to MAISNRRSKRNAATRHFFLLFIGIFAAAFFILLPSTTTTPVVVGTEENSASSSSSASDLYLPSLHFARRSVLALRSDPLNARAELIRKQVGDHAALASAYASYARRLNLESSKQTRLFAELARNLSLLLSAHRPLLDPAAPLNEDSVRGFERGVKERIRAARFLIADAKDFFDNQLKIQKLKDTIFAVNEQLSKAKKAGAFSSMIAAKSIPKRLHCLAMRLMEERIAHPDRYVDPPIPPPELEDPKLYHYAIFSDNVLAASVVLNSAVHNAREPWKHVFHVVTDRMNLGAMQVMFRSKDYAGAHIEIVAYEDYKFLNSSYVPVLRQLESANLQRFYFENKLENATKDTTNMKFRNPKYLSMLNHLRFYLPEMYPKLHRILFLDDDIVVQRDLTALWKIDMDGKVNGAVETCFGSFHRYAQYMNFSHPLIKEKFDPKACGWAYGMNFFDLDAWRKEKCTEQYHYWQNLNENRTLWKLGTLPPGLITFYSTTKPLDKSWHVLGLGYNPSISMEEINNAAVVHFNGNMKPWLDIAMNQFRPLWTKYVDYDMELVRQCNFAA; encoded by the exons ATGGCGATCTCCAATCGGAGATCCAAGCGTAATGCTGCGACgcgccacttcttcctcctctttattGGCATCTTCGCTGCGGCATTCTTTATCCTCCTCCCCTCCACCACCACGACGCCGGTGGTGGTCGGTACGGAGGAGAATTCGGCATCGTCGTCATCTTCGGCCTCAGATCTGTACTTACCTAGCCTCCATTTTGCGCGTAGATCGGTGCTTGCCCTCCGATCGGACCCCTTAAACGCGCGGGCGGAGCTGATACGGAAGCAGGTCGGAGACCACGCCGCCCTTGCCTCTGCCTACGCCTCGTACGCGCGCCGTCTCAATCTAGAGAGCTCGAAGCAGACGCGGCTCTTTGCTGAGTTAGCTCGCAacctctcccttctcctctccgcCCACCGCCCTCTCCTCGACCCCGCCGCGCCGCTCAACGAGGACTCAGTCCGGGGTTTCGAGCGCGGCGTTAAGGAACGCATACGTGCTGCTCGCTTCCTCATTGCCGACGCCAAGGACTTCTTCGACAACCAACTCAAGATTCAGAAGCTGAAAGATACCATCTTTGCCGTCAACGAGCAGCTCTCAAAGGCTAAGAAGGCTGGTGCTTTCTCCTCCATGATTGCTGCGAAGTCCATCCCCAAGAGACTCCATTGCCTCGCCATGCGTCTCATGGAAGAGAGAATTGCCCACCCTGATCGATACGTTGATCCTCCTATTCCTCCGCCCGAGCTCGAAGATCCCAAACTCTACCATTATGCCATCTTCTCAGACAATGTCCTCGCGGCATCTGTGGTGCTAAACTCTGCCGTCCACAACGCTCGTGAGCCTTGGAAGCATGTCTTTCACGTTGTTACAGATAGGATGAACCTTGGGGCAATGCAGGTCATGTTTCGTTCGAAAGATTATGCCGGTGCCCACATTGAAATTGTGGCCTATGAGGACTACAAGTTTCTCAACTCCTCTTACGTGCCTGTTCTCCGGCAGCTAGAATCTGCTAACCTTCAGCGGTTCTATTTCGAGAACAAGCTAGAAAATGCCACCAAGGACACTACCAACATGAAGTTTAGGAACCCCAAGTACCTATCTATGCTGAACCATTTAAGGTTTTACTTGCCTGAGATGTACCCAAAACTGCACAGAATTCTGTTCTTGGATGATGATATTGTGGTGCAGCGGGATCTCACGGCATTGTGGAAAATTGATATGGATGGTAAGGTGAATGGAGCAGTTGAGACATGTTTTGGGTCTTTTCACCGTTATGCACAGTATATGAATTTCTCACACCCCTTGATCAAGGAGAAGTTCGACCCCAAGGCATGTGGGTGGGCATATGGGATGAATTTCTTCGATCTTGATGCGTGGAGGAAGGAGAAGTGCACTGAACAGTATCATTACTGGCAGAATCTT AATGAAAATAGAACACTATGGAAATTAGGTACACTTCCACCAGGATTGATCACATTCTACTCCACAACCAAACCCTTGGACAAATCCTGGCATGTGCTTGGACTAGGATATAATCCAAGTATTAGCATGGAGGAGATAAATAATGCGGCTGTCGTGCATTTTAATGGAAATATGAAACCTTGGCTGGATATTGCCATGAATCAATTCCGGCCTTTGTGGACAAAGTATGTGGATTATGATATGGAGCTTGTACGCCAGTGTAATTTCGCAGCATAA